One genomic segment of Hypomesus transpacificus isolate Combined female chromosome 5, fHypTra1, whole genome shotgun sequence includes these proteins:
- the her1 gene encoding hairy-related 1, with translation MEPHYVSGKCGVDVRVWERAHFTVATPLYEVLKPVIEKKRRDRINQRLDELRTILLSNTSDMRLKNPKLEKAEILEMTVDYIRRKENGNESKDYSAPVTTTVTSQRTSHLNPTHKQQTQAPLSPIYSAGFQECLSCLGNFIEMVEPSQRDSFIQGLKDHLDAHSTYPLGWTVNQSFPVEVQPWGPATERTYCFERLQDRKDGSSMGHPRGSRESSFPFINTSLSMYPQPFVIHHPHPAQSLAHPYPSPPYSVSPPPSPCYSSSPPPFITTPPFFSLPCHFPFPPSPSQLSSESLSLSTHYTSPPVMPVITAKPPLGSNHSTPLHRSAPVPDGPARTLRRSLFQVDPQAVWRPWS, from the exons ATGGAACCCCATT ACGTAAGTGGTAAGTGTGGGGTAGACGTGCGGGTGTGGGAACGAGCGCACTTCACGGTAGCGACACCTCTATATGAG GTTCTAAAACCGGTGATTGAAAAGAAGAGGCGAGACAGAATAAACCAACGTTTAGATGAGCTTCGGACAATCTTGTTAAGCAACACCTCAGACATG CGGCTAAAAAATCCAAAATTGGAAAAAGCTGAAATATTAGAAATGACAGTGGATTACAtacgaagaaaagaaaatggaaaCGAAAGCAAAG ATTATTCTGCTCCAGTGACTACCACTGTAACCTCTCAAAGGACATCTCACCTaaaccccacacacaaacaacaaacacaggCTCCACTCAGCCCTATCTACAGCGCAGGCTTCCAGGAGTGTTTATCCTGTCTGGGTAACTTCATTGAGATGGTGGAACCTTCCCAGAGAGACAGTTTCATCCAGGGGCTGAAGGATCATCTCGATGCCCACAGCACCTATCCACTCGGGTGGACCGTGAACCAGAGCTTCCCTGTGGAAGTTCAGCCCTGGGGTCCAGCAACAGAGAGGACATACTGCTTTGAGAGGCTTCAAGACAGGAAAGACGGCTCGTCAATGGGACATCCAAGAGGCAGCAGGGAGTCTTCCTTCCCCTTCAtcaacacctctctctctatgtatccCCAACCTTTTGTAATCCACCACCCACACCCAGCCCAATCCCTCGCACATCCATACCCATCTCCCCCTTATTCggtctcacctccaccctccccctgctACTCCAGCTCACCACCACCTTTCATCACAACCCCTCCGTTCTTCTCGCTGCCCTGCCACTTTCCCTTCCCTCCGTCTCCATCCCAGCTTTCCTCCGAATCCTTGTCATTATCAACTCATTACACCTCTCCTCCGGTCATGCCAGTGATAACAGCGAAGCCTCCTCTTGGTTCCAATCATTCGACCCCTCTGCATCGATCTGCGCCTGTACCCGATGGTCCAGCAAGGACTCTAAGGCGGTCACTGTTTCAAGTAGATCCCCAGGCAGTATGGAGACCCTGGTCT
- the her7 gene encoding hairy and enhancer of split related-7 has protein sequence MQNKLGTTSMDITMKLHRSETAKICKKFLKPQVERRRRERINHSLERLTALLLKEPQQGQYQRRVEKAEILEHTVLFLKNTGDVERKKAEVGQHSFKDGFSTCLQRAARFLGPEGKGLLNSPLAGHLVSQAVVVVRAPVHPSDIQTSMKSPLSKPQMKMQDSRYTQQVCGLNRTHHKSPQQRDANVLYHCQSQSQAISKAQNLSVSQAVWRPWP, from the exons ATGCAAAACAAATTGGGAACTACAAGTATGGATATTACAATGAAACTTCACAGATCTGAGACAGCGAAAATTTGCAAAAAG TTTCTCAAGCCTCAGGTGGAGAGGCGACGCAGGGAGAGAATCAACCACAGTCTGGAGCGTCTGACAGCCCTGCTGCTGAAGGAACCACAGCAG ggtcAGTATCAGCGTAGAGTGGAGAAAGCTGAGATCCTAGAACACACGGTTCTCTTCCTGAAGAACACTGGTGatgtggagagaaagaaggcAGAAGTTGGACAACATTCCTTTAAAGATGGGTTCTCCACCTGCCTGCAGAGAGCTGCACGGTTCCTCGGCCCCGAAGGGAAGGGGTTGCTGAACTCTCCTCTTGCTGGTCATCTTGTAAGCcaggctgttgttgttgtcagaGCTCCAGTTCACCCATCTGATATTCAGACCAGCATGAAGAGCCCTCTGTCCAAACCTCAGATGAAGATGCAGGactccaggtacacacagcaGGTTTGTGGCCTCAACAGGACCCATCATAAGTCACCCCAACAAAGGGATGCCAATGTTCTCTATCATTGCCAGTCCCAGAGCCAAGCTATCTCAAAGGCCCAGAACCTCTCAGTCAGCCAGGCTGTGTGGAGACCTTGGCCCTGA